The Syntrophorhabdaceae bacterium genome includes the window GACCTGATTGAGCCTCACGTCCATCTTCATATTGAAACGACCGAGTTTCGTCATGTCTTCGCCGTCGCCTTCGTACTTCATAAACTTCGGTTTTTCCGTTTCCACAAGGTGCATGGTGTACTTCATCTTCACGCCGAAGACGCCTACCTTCTGTTTCATCACTCCGGTATAGGTCTTGTCATCAATGATCGTGGGCGGCTCAGCGCCTGGCAGACAACCCATGATGCTCTCCGGTTTCATGACGAAATCGTACAGCTTGTCAATAGGGGCTTTTACCTTTACACTACCTTCAAGAATCATAGAAACCTCCTAGAATAGCCCTCACTTTATAGATCGGGCTTCATGCGGATACCTCCGGTCTTGCCGACCGGAGGTCTTCCGTATTCTTCTTCAAAGATGATTACAGTTTACTCTGCGCCTTCTCTACGAGTTTGGCAACAGTTTCGTAGCTCGCATTTCCGGGGCTCGTGGCCTGCTGAACCAATAGGTCTGCGTATGATTCGCCCTCTGACTCCACCCACGCTCTATGAGGTTTATCGCCAGTCCCGAATATATGCCGCGCTACCTGCAGACTGAAATTCCACTGTTTTTTACACACAGGACATTTAAAGGCCATTGTACTCTCCTCCCTTATTTTCCTTTTTTAGCACCTTTTGCTGCTTTGTCTTTCTCTTCCTTTTCCTTTAAGGCCTGGACTATCATATGCGGCCTGACCGGGCATTCTTTCATCTGAATGCCGAGGGCATGGAATATGGCGTTGCCGATTGCCGCAGCCGTCGGGTTCGTGAGGCCTTCACCCGCTTCTTTTGCTCCGTACGGTCCCTCGGGCTCGTACGTATCAATCTCAGCGATGGGCGTCTCAGGCATCTCGGTTGCCCTGATCATCTTATAGTCAACCAGGTTCGGGTTCATAAGTTTGCCGTCTTCATAAGGCATATACTCGAGGTATCCATATCCTGCTGCCATGGAGAATGCACCTTCGAGCTGACCGATAAGACCGAGGTGGTTAATCGGCGTACCGCAGTCGTGAGCGGTAAGGCTGTCAATGAGATCTATATGGCCTGTCTCTTTGTCGATCTCAACCTCTACCGCCTGCATCATGTAGCTGTAGGCCGGGGAAATCATACCTTTTCTGTGAGGAGTATAGAAACCTCTGCCGATAATTCTCTGGCCATCTTTGCCGCGGGTCGCTATTTTACACAGCTCTTCCCATGGCATACCTCTTTCCGGACGCGCCACGATATGTACCCAGCGGTCCTTGATGTCGAGGTCGTAGACGATATTGAGTCCCATCTTCGCGTAGGCAAATTCAAGGATCTGCCTCTTTGCGTCTTCGCAGGCCCTCTTAGTGGCATTACCGGTCATCAGGGTCTGGCGGGAGCCCCAGGCGCCCAGGTCTGCAGGGCAGTGATCCGTATCGCCGGAGTGTACCGTGATATCCTCGACTTTTACTCCGAGGGTCTCAGCCGCAATGATTGCCATGGTCGTGTTGGAACCCTGTCCGATTTCAGTAGCTCCTATGTGGAGAATGACGGTTCCGTCCTGATTGATGGTGACGACCGCCGAAGAGAATGAGTAGGGGGTATCGAACCAGTTAAAGATACCGCCGGACATAAAGCCCGCCGCCGAGTATCCGATGGCCCTGTTTGCAGGCAGTTTGCCCTTGGCTTTGATCCATTCTTTGGTCTTGGTAAGCGCTTCATCAAGACCGCAACTTGCGATGTAGGCTTGGCCGGGAACTTCGTAGCCCGCATAGTGGCCATTCTTGCGTCTCATCTCGATAGGATCAAGACCCAGGTCGGTGGCCATCCATTCGAGCTGCTGCTCGGAGCACCACATCGCCTGAGGAGCGCCAAAACCTCGCATGGAGGTAGATGGCAGGGTGTTGGTGTAGACGCGGTAACCGTCATATCGGTATGCCGGCCATACGTAAGGGAAAGAGTGGAAGAAGCCGGTCAGATAAAGAGCTGTTGCTCCCATGCCGGTATACGCGCCGCCGTTACTCACGACCCTCGCTTCACGGGCACAGAAGGTGCCGTCTTTCTTTATACCTGTTCTGACCCAATAGTGCATGGGGGTACGGCGTTTCGTGGCAATAAAGTCTTCTTCTCTTGTATAGACTATTTTCACAGGCCTGAACAGCTTCATCGTAAGGATCGCGGTACAGAAAATCGCACCATCAAGCTCGAACTTTCCGCCGAAGCCGCCGCCCACGTATTTGGCGATGACGCGGATATCGCCCTCTCTGATACCGAGGACGCCTGCCATGAGTGCCTGCATATAATAAGCCGACTGGTTTGAATGATAAATGGTAAGTTTGCCTTCAGGGGTGTAGCTCGATACGGCCGCGCGGGTTTCCATGCACATGTGGGCCTGGCCACCACAGAAGAAGTTATCCTCTCTAATGTAGTCCGCTTCCTCAAAACCGCTTTCGACATCGCCCCATTCGATATGACGCGTCACGTTGATATTTCTTTCCACGCCCTCATGGATCGTGGGAGCATCTTTTTTCATCGCTTCCATGGGCTCAAAAACGCCGGGGAGCACCTCGTAGTCAACCTCGATAAGATCGAGTGCCGCCTCCGCGATCTCCTCTGTAGCGGCCGCAACTGCGGCAACAGGCTCGCCGATAT containing:
- a CDS encoding xanthine dehydrogenase family protein molybdopterin-binding subunit gives rise to the protein MTTTKKAQEATAKKGQEMTTFGLAKEKLTVLNTHVHNIDGVAKVTGRATYSFDTKLPGMLYGKILRSPHAHARIKNIDASKALALHGVKAVVTGKDTLGIKQGIWRRYQELCDEQILPVEKVRYIGEPVAAVAAATEEIAEAALDLIEVDYEVLPGVFEPMEAMKKDAPTIHEGVERNINVTRHIEWGDVESGFEEADYIREDNFFCGGQAHMCMETRAAVSSYTPEGKLTIYHSNQSAYYMQALMAGVLGIREGDIRVIAKYVGGGFGGKFELDGAIFCTAILTMKLFRPVKIVYTREEDFIATKRRTPMHYWVRTGIKKDGTFCAREARVVSNGGAYTGMGATALYLTGFFHSFPYVWPAYRYDGYRVYTNTLPSTSMRGFGAPQAMWCSEQQLEWMATDLGLDPIEMRRKNGHYAGYEVPGQAYIASCGLDEALTKTKEWIKAKGKLPANRAIGYSAAGFMSGGIFNWFDTPYSFSSAVVTINQDGTVILHIGATEIGQGSNTTMAIIAAETLGVKVEDITVHSGDTDHCPADLGAWGSRQTLMTGNATKRACEDAKRQILEFAYAKMGLNIVYDLDIKDRWVHIVARPERGMPWEELCKIATRGKDGQRIIGRGFYTPHRKGMISPAYSYMMQAVEVEIDKETGHIDLIDSLTAHDCGTPINHLGLIGQLEGAFSMAAGYGYLEYMPYEDGKLMNPNLVDYKMIRATEMPETPIAEIDTYEPEGPYGAKEAGEGLTNPTAAAIGNAIFHALGIQMKECPVRPHMIVQALKEKEEKDKAAKGAKKGK
- a CDS encoding SRPBCC domain-containing protein, with the translated sequence MILEGSVKVKAPIDKLYDFVMKPESIMGCLPGAEPPTIIDDKTYTGVMKQKVGVFGVKMKYTMHLVETEKPKFMKYEGDGEDMTKLGRFNMKMDVRLNQVGDEVEIVYTVDVSIVGKLAMFGDRIMKQKTKQIEAETTKNLQEKLKAMA